In Acidianus brierleyi, one genomic interval encodes:
- a CDS encoding aspartate aminotransferase family protein, translating into MEEILDNSILDAPKIVVTPPGPRSAEILKQQEELETSALNYPKYFSIAVKEAKGSTIVDVDNNVYIDWFAGIAVVNLGHNNPIIRQAVDSQLDKIWHYMEIPTEIRIEFMKTLRRTLNFDAKFLFTTTGADAVEAAVKIARWNSGKRYIIAFNEAYHGVSAATIGLSNMLNHRKFQPYYDNNVIRLPYPYEYRCPFKDCLNEVLSLVDYEMKNNDVAGIIVEPVAGEGGYIVPPKGFLKGLREITTEYNVPLIIDEIQTGVGRTGKIWAYEWEGIKPDIVTISKGIGEGIPISLVAFNKDLDKLPQAFHLGTYRGNPIGMAVGNATLNYIMNSNLLERVITLGDFTKKRFDEIMEDNYKQGKYDVRGLGFMIGIEFSNERKDPISVKPFIDILLKKGIIMYKSGIYDNVLRYMAPLTIPKLLIDRGLEKFEETIKLSNQIKI; encoded by the coding sequence ATGGAAGAGATACTAGATAATAGCATTTTAGATGCCCCTAAAATAGTAGTTACTCCCCCAGGACCCAGATCAGCAGAAATATTAAAACAACAAGAGGAACTGGAAACATCTGCTTTAAATTATCCCAAGTATTTCAGTATAGCGGTAAAGGAGGCTAAAGGATCTACAATAGTCGATGTAGATAATAATGTCTATATTGATTGGTTTGCTGGAATAGCAGTAGTTAATTTAGGCCATAATAATCCCATAATAAGACAAGCAGTAGATTCGCAATTAGATAAAATATGGCATTACATGGAAATTCCTACTGAAATAAGGATAGAATTTATGAAAACATTAAGGAGAACGCTAAATTTCGACGCTAAATTCTTATTCACTACTACAGGGGCAGACGCTGTAGAAGCTGCAGTAAAGATAGCAAGATGGAATAGTGGTAAAAGATATATCATAGCATTTAATGAAGCATACCATGGAGTTTCAGCAGCAACTATAGGACTAAGTAATATGCTCAATCATAGAAAGTTTCAACCATATTACGATAATAACGTAATAAGACTTCCATATCCCTATGAATACAGATGTCCATTTAAAGACTGTTTAAATGAAGTTCTCTCATTAGTAGATTATGAAATGAAGAATAACGATGTGGCAGGAATTATAGTTGAACCAGTAGCAGGAGAAGGTGGCTACATAGTCCCTCCAAAGGGGTTCTTAAAGGGATTAAGAGAGATAACTACTGAATATAATGTCCCACTAATAATCGACGAAATACAGACTGGAGTAGGAAGAACTGGTAAAATTTGGGCATATGAATGGGAAGGAATAAAGCCAGATATAGTTACAATTTCCAAGGGTATCGGAGAAGGAATCCCAATTTCGTTAGTTGCATTTAATAAGGACCTTGATAAACTACCACAAGCCTTTCATTTAGGTACTTACAGAGGAAACCCGATAGGAATGGCAGTAGGAAATGCTACATTAAATTACATAATGAATTCTAATCTTTTAGAGAGAGTAATAACGTTAGGTGATTTTACTAAGAAAAGATTTGATGAAATCATGGAAGACAACTATAAGCAAGGAAAGTATGATGTGAGAGGATTAGGTTTTATGATAGGAATAGAATTCTCAAATGAACGCAAAGATCCAATAAGTGTTAAACCCTTTATAGATATTCTTTTGAAAAAAGGAATAATTATGTACAAATCTGGGATATATGATAATGTGCTAAGATATATGGCGCCATTAACAATCCCTAAGCTATTAATAGATAGAGGATTGGAAAAATTTGAAGAGACTATAAAACTTTCTAATCAAATAAAAATTTAA
- a CDS encoding APC family permease, translating into MSEENKKMEEHTLKKGEVGLWHGVFQSFSFVAPAGDVAILLVGTVAFAGEYTAISVLLAWLIYGLFMITPYEFSKIKANAGSYYAYSAEGAKWLAPIALFSWMGENLTGPAFSLLGLSGFIFLLSSTLSSIPFLWIVFLIIVGIYMGLLPYLGIKPSLNYVMYTGFAEALFLMLSSIIIIIKLGSSNTIIPFTISIPYIPAIFFGAIFSILDFTGLGTVTTISEEIKESKKVVKKALIYAYVLSGISLILPAYALTVGWGLSKISSYAISPDPGLIVFKQFLGIVGFALLAAFTINSYLSYSVAKTNADSRIWFSAARDGIILPKWIAYVHPKYKTPSHAIIFWLGLSVIVSLIFGILFGPVNGGLVLLDMAGVAILSVHIVTNSALSIYKRRSSHHYSIIEIAKYFLAPSMASILGITIIYFSLQSTIAQVISQPTPLNFAYFGATLGGVLWCLVGFIISFYYIRKKPDILAKAGNYDAEGELK; encoded by the coding sequence ATGAGTGAGGAAAATAAGAAAATGGAAGAACATACTCTAAAAAAGGGAGAAGTAGGATTATGGCATGGAGTCTTTCAATCATTTTCGTTTGTAGCACCTGCTGGTGACGTAGCTATACTATTAGTAGGAACAGTAGCATTTGCTGGTGAATATACTGCTATTTCTGTATTATTAGCATGGCTAATCTATGGTCTTTTCATGATAACACCTTATGAATTCTCAAAGATAAAAGCTAATGCTGGGAGTTATTATGCATATTCTGCAGAGGGAGCTAAGTGGTTGGCTCCCATAGCATTATTTTCATGGATGGGAGAAAATTTGACTGGACCCGCATTTAGTCTGTTGGGATTATCTGGTTTCATTTTCCTACTATCTTCGACATTGAGTTCAATACCATTTCTATGGATAGTATTCTTGATAATAGTAGGCATATATATGGGATTATTGCCTTATCTAGGAATAAAACCTTCATTAAATTATGTTATGTATACAGGATTTGCTGAAGCATTATTTTTAATGTTATCGTCTATTATAATTATTATAAAACTAGGATCTTCCAATACTATAATACCTTTTACTATTTCTATACCATATATTCCAGCAATATTTTTTGGTGCCATATTTTCAATCTTAGATTTTACCGGTTTAGGTACTGTTACAACTATTTCTGAAGAGATAAAAGAATCTAAAAAAGTCGTTAAAAAAGCCCTAATATATGCATATGTGCTCTCGGGTATTTCATTAATATTGCCTGCATATGCTCTGACAGTAGGCTGGGGCCTTAGTAAAATTTCTAGTTACGCTATATCTCCAGACCCTGGATTAATAGTTTTCAAACAATTTCTAGGAATAGTAGGATTCGCACTCTTAGCTGCTTTCACTATTAATAGTTACTTATCATACAGTGTAGCAAAGACTAATGCAGATAGTAGAATATGGTTTTCTGCAGCTAGAGATGGAATAATACTACCTAAATGGATAGCTTATGTTCATCCTAAATATAAAACTCCGTCTCACGCTATAATATTCTGGTTAGGTTTGTCCGTAATAGTTAGTTTAATTTTCGGAATATTGTTTGGACCAGTTAACGGTGGTCTAGTTTTATTAGACATGGCTGGTGTAGCAATACTTTCAGTCCATATAGTTACTAATTCGGCGTTATCGATATATAAGAGGAGATCATCTCATCATTATTCCATTATCGAGATAGCTAAGTATTTTTTAGCTCCTTCTATGGCAAGTATTCTTGGAATAACAATTATATACTTTAGTTTACAATCAACTATAGCACAAGTAATATCTCAACCTACGCCTCTAAATTTTGCATACTTTGGAGCTACATTAGGAGGTGTATTGTGGTGCCTGGTAGGGTTTATAATTTCATTTTATTATATTAGGAAAAAACCAGA